A region of Candidatus Aminicenantes bacterium DNA encodes the following proteins:
- a CDS encoding glycosyltransferase family 4 protein, with translation MRVTFVLPFVARTGGVRLVLQLADRLHDAGHRVLVVYPRRPYRFHYSRREWRAEFRRTRTVPPGAPWFSLRAPLRRVPRIGNAYLPDADVVVATSWPTALDVAGLAPRKGRGVHLLMHHEAGTGSEKTIRSVYRLPLRRLALSQAVRAQIESEFGAEIREVVPAGVDPEVFFPDGESRLDTVLMIVHPAAHKGGRDGQAVYSLLAERRPEFRLLACGTVKPADWPDRFPFLLHPNDSTLRLLYSSASVFLYTSGYEGFGLPPLEAMACGCPVVTTRVGAIPEYGRNGANALIVDPGDVDGMTDRIETLLDDPVLRRTLIAGGEETARAWSIGRAAGLFAAALK, from the coding sequence ATGCGAGTAACATTCGTCCTTCCGTTTGTCGCCCGGACCGGCGGAGTCAGGCTGGTCCTGCAGCTTGCCGACCGGCTCCATGACGCGGGGCACCGCGTTCTCGTCGTTTATCCGCGCCGGCCCTACCGGTTCCACTATTCCCGCCGCGAATGGCGGGCAGAATTTAGGCGAACGCGAACCGTCCCGCCCGGCGCTCCCTGGTTTTCGCTGCGAGCGCCGCTCCGCCGCGTGCCCCGCATCGGGAACGCCTATCTCCCGGATGCGGACGTCGTGGTGGCCACTTCCTGGCCGACCGCTTTGGATGTCGCCGGGCTCGCGCCGCGCAAAGGCCGCGGCGTTCATCTCCTGATGCATCACGAAGCCGGGACGGGATCGGAAAAAACGATCCGAAGCGTTTATCGCCTGCCCCTCCGCCGTTTGGCTTTGTCACAAGCCGTGAGGGCGCAAATCGAATCGGAGTTTGGGGCGGAAATTCGGGAAGTGGTTCCCGCCGGAGTGGATCCCGAAGTCTTTTTCCCGGACGGAGAGAGCCGTCTGGACACGGTCCTGATGATCGTCCACCCGGCTGCCCACAAAGGCGGGCGGGATGGGCAGGCGGTTTATTCCCTTCTGGCCGAACGCCGTCCGGAATTCCGTCTCCTGGCATGCGGGACGGTCAAGCCCGCGGATTGGCCCGATCGATTCCCCTTCCTGCTTCATCCCAACGACTCCACCCTGAGGCTCCTCTACTCCTCTGCTTCTGTTTTTCTATACACGAGCGGCTATGAAGGGTTCGGGCTGCCTCCGCTCGAGGCGATGGCCTGTGGCTGTCCCGTGGTCACGACGCGCGTGGGGGCGATTCCCGAATACGGGCGGAACGGAGCCAACGCCCTGATCGTTGATCCCGGGGACGTCGATGGGATGACGGATCGGATCGAGACGCTCTTGGATGATCCCGTTCTGCGCCGGACGCTGATTGCCGGCGGGGAGGAAACGGCCCGGGCCTGGTCGATCGGGCGGGCGGCCGGTCTTTTCGCCGCCGCCCTAAAATGA
- a CDS encoding amino acid permease produces the protein MKPVKFGLSTATALVIANMVGTGVFTSLGFQVAGLSSGLALLMLWGLGGLIALLGALTYSEAGVLFPRCGGEYHYLTRMFHPAVGFLAGWISILVGFAAPVAAAAIALGRYAGSALALPERLSFLPVLGTSSWIAIAVIAALTAVHSLDKVVGARFQNIITTFKVVFIFVLIALGLAVGKPAGLSFAAGAAAWKDILSPAFAVSMYFVTFAYSGWNAAAYVAGEIRDPKKNLPRSLITGTLFVVVIYVLLNFVFLYTVPLAEMVGKVEVGYIFAGHVFGAQGGRIMGGLIAFLLLSSISAMIIAGPRLSKVLGEDYWLFRGLARSTRKDIPAVAIVVQGLISALYVVTATFDQVIVFVGFTLNLFTFLTVLGVMIMRRKRPDLPRPYRTIGYPVVPVLFLLIQAYIMVYGLLYRPKESIAGIAITGLGFLIYVLDHKVRPSGFKPAEE, from the coding sequence GTGAAGCCGGTCAAATTCGGACTGTCCACGGCCACGGCGCTGGTCATCGCCAATATGGTGGGGACCGGCGTCTTCACCAGCCTTGGATTCCAGGTCGCGGGCCTGTCCTCCGGCCTGGCCCTGCTGATGCTGTGGGGGCTGGGCGGATTGATCGCCCTGCTCGGAGCGCTGACCTATTCCGAAGCCGGCGTCCTCTTCCCGCGCTGCGGCGGAGAGTACCACTACCTGACCCGGATGTTCCACCCGGCCGTCGGATTTCTGGCCGGCTGGATCTCCATCCTGGTCGGGTTCGCCGCCCCGGTGGCGGCGGCGGCCATAGCCCTGGGCCGCTATGCGGGAAGTGCGCTGGCCCTGCCCGAGCGTCTGTCCTTCTTGCCGGTCCTGGGCACGTCGTCCTGGATCGCCATCGCCGTCATTGCCGCCCTGACCGCCGTCCACAGCCTGGACAAGGTCGTCGGGGCGCGCTTCCAGAACATCATCACGACCTTCAAGGTCGTCTTCATCTTCGTCCTGATCGCCCTGGGCCTCGCCGTGGGCAAGCCGGCCGGCCTGTCGTTCGCGGCCGGGGCGGCGGCCTGGAAGGACATCTTGAGCCCGGCCTTCGCCGTCTCGATGTACTTCGTCACCTTCGCCTATTCGGGCTGGAACGCGGCCGCCTACGTCGCGGGCGAGATCCGGGACCCGAAGAAGAATCTGCCCCGCAGCCTGATCACCGGGACGCTGTTCGTGGTGGTCATCTACGTCCTGTTGAACTTCGTCTTTCTCTATACGGTGCCCCTGGCCGAGATGGTGGGCAAGGTCGAAGTCGGCTACATCTTCGCCGGCCACGTCTTCGGCGCCCAGGGCGGCCGGATCATGGGCGGCCTGATCGCATTCCTCCTGCTGTCCAGCATCAGCGCCATGATCATCGCCGGACCGCGGCTGTCCAAGGTGCTGGGCGAGGATTACTGGCTGTTCCGGGGCCTGGCCCGGAGCACCCGCAAGGACATCCCGGCAGTGGCCATTGTCGTGCAGGGATTGATCTCGGCCCTCTATGTCGTCACCGCGACTTTCGACCAGGTCATCGTCTTCGTCGGATTCACCCTGAACCTCTTCACCTTCCTGACGGTCCTGGGGGTGATGATCATGCGCCGCAAACGGCCCGATCTGCCGCGGCCCTACCGGACCATCGGCTACCCGGTCGTGCCGGTTCTGTTTCTGCTCATTCAGGCCTACATCATGGTGTACGGCCTGCTCTATCGGCCCAAGGAGTCGATCGCCGGAATCGCGATCACCGGCCTCGGCTTTTTGATTTACGTCCTCGATCACAAGGTCCGTCCGTCCGGCTTCAAACCTGCCGAAGAATAA
- a CDS encoding glycosyltransferase — MLRPDPFPVTAAVCLYNGSAFIGEALASVLAQTVSDFELLVVDDGSTDGAGAFLEAWIRDPRLTVVRTLHRGLGAARALAVSRARGEWIAFLDQDDVWAPRKLERFLEAAESRPEAAIVFSDARLMDEAGAPFGLWSDRFDLRSLDLGPGSAERELLQRGCFIDVSAAMVRRDAVLEAGNFDPRFHYVEDLDLWLRIARCRRLSRIPEPWSFRRIHAGQFTQAQPETALAEQMALLRPRSTDLSLPPSLRIAVGDYLLGQHYECGLRLLRHRRYGAAARVAFGAFRVPDRITDAAHCLLLRRGTPSSVRNAAGRALSVIVRIGNRLVRIAETLRGRSAGPTRIHIDGTPLGDERTGYFTFVTELIRSLIVEGPGAPIIRVSIAAGGRRALRESLGPPAGRLRLRRVLFGRSHWAAFYESVARPVVQILSGLGAASLILAGMFSFLRPLAYLGAGWALLQALFLADRLRSRQIRRRGGPPRPPLFQRAALLIHNGWWVPRRRGWRGPVIEIITWRGRFRFRRSRRIAFVPDLTTRIGPEWHTEANVREFDEYLAYALRYAGTLATVSEHSRKDIVERLGVPRERVSIAPSFIHPAFFSSHRSPDVLRGYGLEPGYLLSVSTIEPRKNLRRLVRAFERLRQARLGGPILALVGPPGWDEGFDRFLDESEARPFIRRLGFVPLEHLPSLYHHAAAFVYPSLYEGFGLPVLEAMASEAVVAASRSSSLLEVLGEAGILFDPVSDGDIEAALRRAVSLTPEEQASFRAAGRRRAEEMVAEWRRRGPWPLRMGDKPPCE, encoded by the coding sequence ATGTTGAGGCCTGACCCCTTCCCTGTCACCGCCGCCGTCTGCTTGTATAACGGATCGGCGTTCATCGGCGAGGCGCTCGCCTCGGTCCTGGCCCAAACCGTGTCCGATTTCGAGCTCCTCGTCGTCGACGACGGATCGACCGACGGCGCCGGCGCGTTTCTCGAAGCCTGGATCCGCGATCCGCGCCTGACCGTCGTGCGGACGCTTCACCGCGGGCTGGGCGCGGCCCGAGCCCTGGCCGTCTCCCGGGCGAGGGGCGAATGGATCGCCTTCCTCGATCAGGACGACGTCTGGGCGCCTCGCAAGCTGGAGCGTTTTTTGGAGGCGGCGGAGTCTCGCCCCGAGGCGGCGATCGTCTTTTCCGACGCCCGCTTGATGGACGAGGCGGGTGCCCCTTTCGGTCTGTGGTCCGACCGGTTCGATCTTCGCAGCCTCGATCTCGGCCCGGGATCGGCCGAGCGCGAGCTGCTTCAGCGCGGGTGTTTCATCGACGTCTCGGCGGCCATGGTTCGGCGGGACGCGGTGCTGGAGGCGGGGAATTTCGACCCCAGGTTCCACTATGTCGAAGACTTGGATCTGTGGCTGCGGATCGCCCGCTGCCGGCGCTTGTCGCGGATTCCCGAGCCGTGGTCGTTCCGCCGTATTCACGCCGGGCAGTTTACCCAAGCCCAACCCGAGACCGCCTTGGCCGAGCAGATGGCCCTGCTGCGGCCGCGGTCGACGGACCTCTCCCTTCCCCCGAGTCTCCGGATCGCGGTGGGCGATTATCTCCTGGGCCAGCACTACGAGTGCGGCCTCCGCCTCCTTCGGCACCGCCGATACGGGGCGGCCGCCCGCGTCGCCTTCGGCGCTTTCCGAGTCCCCGACCGGATCACCGACGCCGCCCATTGTCTTCTCCTCCGCCGAGGGACGCCGAGCTCTGTCCGGAACGCCGCCGGGCGGGCTTTGTCCGTGATCGTCCGGATCGGGAATCGTCTGGTGCGGATCGCGGAGACTCTCCGCGGCCGATCGGCCGGCCCCACCCGGATCCATATCGACGGCACGCCGCTCGGGGATGAGCGGACGGGGTATTTCACCTTCGTCACCGAGCTTATCCGATCCCTGATCGTCGAGGGGCCAGGCGCCCCGATCATCCGAGTTTCTATCGCCGCCGGCGGCCGCCGAGCGCTCCGAGAATCGCTGGGCCCGCCGGCTGGCCGCCTTCGGCTCCGCCGGGTCCTGTTCGGGCGATCCCATTGGGCGGCCTTCTATGAGTCCGTAGCCCGGCCGGTCGTTCAGATATTATCCGGCTTGGGCGCGGCGAGCCTGATTCTGGCCGGGATGTTTTCCTTTCTTCGGCCGTTAGCCTATCTGGGCGCAGGGTGGGCCCTGCTTCAAGCCCTCTTTCTGGCGGATAGGCTTCGATCCCGGCAGATCCGGCGCCGCGGCGGCCCGCCGCGGCCGCCGCTGTTTCAGAGAGCCGCGCTCCTCATCCACAACGGATGGTGGGTTCCGCGCCGGCGGGGATGGCGGGGGCCAGTGATCGAGATCATCACTTGGCGCGGGAGATTCCGCTTTCGCCGCTCCCGCCGTATCGCCTTCGTCCCGGATTTGACGACGCGGATCGGGCCGGAATGGCACACCGAAGCCAACGTCCGCGAATTCGATGAATATCTGGCCTACGCCCTGCGCTATGCCGGCACCCTGGCCACTGTCTCGGAGCACAGCCGGAAGGATATCGTGGAGCGATTGGGCGTGCCCCGAGAGCGCGTCTCTATTGCGCCTTCGTTCATTCACCCGGCCTTTTTTTCTTCACACCGATCCCCCGATGTCCTTCGCGGCTATGGCCTGGAGCCGGGATATCTTCTCTCCGTGTCGACCATCGAGCCGCGCAAGAATCTGCGTCGATTGGTGCGGGCCTTCGAGCGCTTGCGCCAAGCCCGCCTCGGCGGGCCGATCCTGGCCCTGGTCGGTCCGCCGGGTTGGGACGAGGGCTTTGACCGCTTTCTTGACGAGAGCGAGGCCCGTCCCTTCATCCGGCGCCTGGGGTTCGTCCCCCTCGAGCACCTGCCGTCGCTTTATCATCATGCTGCGGCGTTTGTTTATCCCAGTCTGTATGAGGGCTTCGGTTTGCCCGTGCTGGAGGCCATGGCCAGCGAAGCCGTGGTGGCGGCCTCGCGGTCCAGTTCGCTCCTGGAGGTCCTGGGCGAGGCGGGGATTCTGTTCGATCCCGTCAGTGACGGCGACATTGAAGCCGCACTGCGCCGGGCCGTATCCCTGACTCCGGAAGAGCAGGCTTCCTTCCGGGCGGCCGGGCGCCGGCGAGCCGAGGAGATGGTCGCGGAATGGCGGCGGCGCGGTCCGTGGCCGCTTCGGATGGGGGATAAGCCGCCATGCGAGTAA